The genome window TGTGCCCGCGACATATCGGCCGCCGGCCGTGCCGCCGTCGGCGCTGTACGATGTGCTGCCCGCGGATCACCGCATGTCGTACGACATGCACGCGGTGCTCAAGGCGGTGCTCGACGACGGCGCCATCGACGAGTTCCAGCCGCACCTCGCCAGGGAAATGATCTGCGGCGATGCGCGCATCGAAGGCATCCCGGTGGGCATCGTGGCCAATCAGCGTGGCCTCATCAAGGGGCGGGCCGGTGAACGCCCGCGGTTTGGTGGCATCATCTACGCTGAGAGCGCGGAGAAAGTCGCGTACTTCATCGAGCGATGCGATCGGCAGGGCTTGCCCATCATCTTCGTGCAGGATGTCTCGGGTTTCATGGTGGGTCCCGATGCCGAACACGAGGGCATCATCCGGGCTGGCGCGCGCTTTGTCGAGGCGATGGCCTGCGCCCGCGTCCCCAAGATTGTCCTCACGGTCAACCACGCGAGCGGCGCCGGGTATTACGCGATGGCCGGACAGGGCTTCGATCCCGACTTCATCTTCAGCTGGCCGACCGGCCGCATGGCGGTGATGGAGGGAGAAGCGGCCGTCGGCGCCGTGCATGGCCCGGCGCTCGACGTGGCGAAGAAGGCCGGCGTCGATCCGTCGGCTGAAGTGCTCGAGTCGGCCGCGCAGATGCGCGCGGACTACGAAACGCAACTCGACGCCCGCTATGCCGCCGCGCGTGGCTTCGTCGATGCGATCTGCTATCCCGAAGACACCCGCACGATGCTGGCGCTTGCGCTGCGTGCGGCGGCCCAGAATCCGGGGCCGCATCTCGGTGCCTTCGTCCTGCCCCCCATGCCGACCTACGGCGCGCCGGTTCCCGGCACGGAGTACTGATGTCCGATTCATCGCGCGTCGTGCGCGTCGCCAGCGGTCAGGGCTTCTGGGGCGACTGGCTGGAAGCGCCGCGTCGTCAGGTGGAAGGTGGTCAGGTGGACTACCTGATGCTCGACTACCTCGCGGAAGTCACGATGTCGATTCTACAGAAGCAGAAAGAGCGTGATCCCCGCATGGGCTACGCACGCGATTTCATCGGGGCCATGGAGAGCGTATTCCCGGCCGTCGCTGAACGTGGCGTGAAGGTGATCGCGAATGCCGGCGGTGTGAATCCCGTCGCCTGCGCCGAGGCGCTGCTCGATGCCGCGGCGAAGCACGGTGTGCGCGGTAAGATTCGCATCGGCGTGGTCACGGGCGATGACATTCTCGCGCGGCTCGACGATCTCATGGCCGCCGGTCATGAGCTCAACAACATGGACACCGGTGAACCGTTGTCGACGATTCGCGATCGCGTGATGTCGGCGAACGCCTACATCGGATCCGAGCCGATCGTCGAAGCGCTGGCACAGGGGGCCAACGTCGTCGTGATCGGGCGCAGCACCGATACCGCGCTCACGATGGCGCCGTTGCGTCATGAATTCGGATGGGCGGCGGACGACTGGAACAAGATGGCCTCGGGCATCATCGCCGGACACATCCTGGAGTGCGGCGCGCAGTCTTCGGGCGGCAACTGCATGCACGAGTGGCGCACGATCCCCGACATGGCGAATGTGGGCTACCCGATCGCCGAAGCCGCTGAAGACGGAACGTTCGTCATTACGAAGCACGCGGGTACGGGTGGCCGCGTGAGCGTGCCGAGCGTCTCCGAGCAGCTGGTGTACGAGATGGGCGATCCGCACGCGTACATTACGCCGGATGTCGTCGCCGATTTCACGAGCATTCAGCTGGCGCCTGATGGTGAAAACCGCGTCCGCGTGCATGGCATCACCGGCGGTCCGCCGACGCCGTTCCTCAAGGTGTCGATCGCGTATCGCGCCGGCTACAAAGCGGTGGGGTCGCTGGTGTACTCGTGGCCCGACGCGATGGAGAAGGCCCAGATGGCCGATCGTATTCTCCGCGAGCGTCTCGACAACCTCGGACTCAAGTTCGATCAGGTGCTGACCGAGTTCGTCGGAGCGACATCGACGCACGGCGCGCTGGCCGGCGACGGCCAAGATGCACCGGAAGTGATGTTCCGCATCGGCGTGCGCGGTGAAAACCGCGCGGATGTCGAGCGGTTCACCCGTGAAATCGTGCCCTTGGTGCTGAACGGCCCGCCGAGCGTGACCGGCTTCGCCGGTGGTCGCCCCAAGGTTGAGGAGATTGTGGCCTACTGGCCTGCGCTGCTCGACAAGCGAGCCGTGTCCACCGCTGTCACCATCGTGGAGTAACGGCCATGCAGGTTCGTTTGCTCGATATCGCACATGCCCGCAGTGGCGACAAAGGCGACACGGCCAACGTCGGCGTGATTGCGCTCAAGCCCGAGTGGTATCCGACCCTCGTGCAGTACGTGACGCGCGACCGTGTGGCGCAGCATTTCTCCGGTCAGATCAACGGGGGCGTGGACAGATTCGAACTGCCTAACCTCCATGCCGTGAACTTCCTGCTGCATGGCGCGCTCGACGGCGGCGGAACACTGTCGCTCAAGACCGACGCGCAGGGCAAGGTCTATTCGACCGCGCTTTTGCGCATGGTGATCGACGTGCCCGACGCCGAGGCCGTCGCGGCAGGGCTTCCGGCCTTCGCATGATGGCCCTGCGCTTGGCCCTGATCGGTGCCGGTGTCATGGCGTTTGTCTTCGCCCTTCGCACCGGGACGGAATGGGTCCGTTGGGTCGGCATCGGCTGCCTGGCCGGCGCGCTGATCATTCGCTTGGTGGAGCGCCTCCGAACGCGGCGGTAACCGCGGGATTTCCCACCGGAAGCCGTTTAGAGTGCAACGTGTGTGGGACGGGGGAAGTACCGCTTTGAGAAGTTGGGTGCTTAGCAACCGTTGGTTCCCGAGTCCCGCCCCGTAGCCACCGGTACTTCCCCCGCCGCCCACACGTTCGCCACCGCCGATATTCCGGTCGGAAATCACGCGTTGGCCACCGTGGTTAGGTTTGAGGGATGTCTCGCACCCCCGTCCCTGAACTCCTCGCCCCGGCCGGCACCCTCGACGCCGTGCGCGCTGCGGTCG of Gemmatimonas sp. contains these proteins:
- a CDS encoding acyl-CoA carboxylase subunit beta, with translation MSGRLRQLADDVRALEARLRLGGGPDKIEKQHKQGKLTARERVERLADPGTPFLEIGLLVAYDRYEGQAPGAGVITGIAIVDGREVVVVANDATVKAGSWWPETITKILRAQEVAMRCRLPIIYLVDSAGVNLPYQGGVFPGQFGAARIFYYNSIMRRYLRIPQFSAVMGQCVAGGAYLPALSDVILMVKGTSFMGLGGPNLVKGATGQTVDGETLGGAITHTEISGVAHYALDDDTQCLDKLRELVARLPKPFRSVPATYRPPAVPPSALYDVLPADHRMSYDMHAVLKAVLDDGAIDEFQPHLAREMICGDARIEGIPVGIVANQRGLIKGRAGERPRFGGIIYAESAEKVAYFIERCDRQGLPIIFVQDVSGFMVGPDAEHEGIIRAGARFVEAMACARVPKIVLTVNHASGAGYYAMAGQGFDPDFIFSWPTGRMAVMEGEAAVGAVHGPALDVAKKAGVDPSAEVLESAAQMRADYETQLDARYAAARGFVDAICYPEDTRTMLALALRAAAQNPGPHLGAFVLPPMPTYGAPVPGTEY
- a CDS encoding acyclic terpene utilization AtuA family protein, which encodes MSDSSRVVRVASGQGFWGDWLEAPRRQVEGGQVDYLMLDYLAEVTMSILQKQKERDPRMGYARDFIGAMESVFPAVAERGVKVIANAGGVNPVACAEALLDAAAKHGVRGKIRIGVVTGDDILARLDDLMAAGHELNNMDTGEPLSTIRDRVMSANAYIGSEPIVEALAQGANVVVIGRSTDTALTMAPLRHEFGWAADDWNKMASGIIAGHILECGAQSSGGNCMHEWRTIPDMANVGYPIAEAAEDGTFVITKHAGTGGRVSVPSVSEQLVYEMGDPHAYITPDVVADFTSIQLAPDGENRVRVHGITGGPPTPFLKVSIAYRAGYKAVGSLVYSWPDAMEKAQMADRILRERLDNLGLKFDQVLTEFVGATSTHGALAGDGQDAPEVMFRIGVRGENRADVERFTREIVPLVLNGPPSVTGFAGGRPKVEEIVAYWPALLDKRAVSTAVTIVE